From a single Candidatus Kryptoniota bacterium genomic region:
- a CDS encoding DUF3224 domain-containing protein, with translation MIAKGTYGVKKWEENVYEQISSEVKMTKASVEYSMSGEINGKSVVEYLMFYKYYNGNDQHKSSAVYIGIMRFIGSILGKEGSFAIEDHGTFENGAASSTLQIITGSGMGELKSIQGTGRYSANQDGAQIELDYTL, from the coding sequence TTGATAGCAAAAGGAACATATGGAGTAAAGAAGTGGGAGGAGAATGTGTACGAGCAAATCTCTTCGGAAGTGAAAATGACCAAAGCATCGGTTGAATATTCAATGAGCGGAGAGATTAATGGTAAGTCTGTTGTAGAATATTTGATGTTCTATAAATATTACAACGGAAACGACCAACATAAATCATCTGCTGTCTATATTGGGATAATGAGATTTATCGGTAGTATCTTAGGAAAAGAAGGAAGTTTTGCGATTGAAGACCATGGCACATTTGAGAATGGTGCGGCAAGTTCTACATTGCAAATTATTACTGGTTCAGGTATGGGAGAACTTAAAAGTATACAAGGGACTGGTCGGTATAGTGCTAATCAAGATGGTGCTCAGATAGAGTTAGATTACACGCTATAA
- a CDS encoding SHOCT domain-containing protein produces the protein MLLNKRSYSLAADGVQVSVRSFLTYREFKISYEAISDETYIFSTYSKFAFWFFVGLLTLGVGTLILLIADSRLDTVSTLVYFVFAIPFGVRFFISRVKYLGLHCTGQTLLFYSDNPSSDALADFIKKLQERRRNFIEAHFVPMSAVSIPDQLEKLARLKQNGAINDDEYDLIKKSIIEGAQSTTRRMGF, from the coding sequence TTGTTGCTCAATAAGCGCAGTTATTCACTTGCCGCCGACGGAGTCCAGGTAAGTGTTCGTTCATTTCTTACCTACCGCGAATTCAAGATTTCTTATGAAGCAATCAGCGACGAGACATATATATTCAGCACCTACTCGAAGTTTGCCTTCTGGTTCTTCGTGGGGCTCTTAACGTTGGGTGTCGGAACTTTGATACTGTTAATTGCTGACTCGAGACTCGATACCGTATCCACACTTGTCTATTTTGTTTTCGCTATCCCTTTTGGTGTTCGCTTTTTCATTTCACGCGTGAAATACCTTGGTCTTCACTGCACAGGTCAAACACTTCTCTTTTACTCCGACAATCCTTCGAGCGACGCGCTGGCGGATTTCATCAAGAAGCTACAGGAGCGCAGGCGCAATTTCATTGAAGCTCATTTCGTTCCAATGTCCGCCGTGAGCATTCCTGATCAGCTGGAGAAACTCGCAAGGCTCAAGCAAAACGGTGCCATCAACGATGACGAATACGATCTGATCAAGAAGTCGATCATTGAAGGCGCTCAATCTACGACTCGCCGGATGGGCTTCTGA
- a CDS encoding cupin domain-containing protein, whose product MTDEKKPFGSQAMKTADSVGYSEDAVVSKQLIKRGGGTISLFAFDKGQSLSEHTAPFDAFVEVLDGEAEFVVGGKDVKVGTGEFIILPANVPHSASAVQRFKMLLVMIKE is encoded by the coding sequence ATGACGGATGAGAAGAAACCTTTTGGCTCACAAGCAATGAAGACAGCCGATTCAGTTGGATACTCCGAAGATGCGGTTGTCAGCAAACAGTTGATTAAGCGCGGAGGAGGTACGATTTCCCTATTCGCTTTCGACAAGGGACAATCGTTAAGTGAGCACACGGCTCCTTTCGACGCCTTTGTGGAAGTTCTCGACGGTGAAGCGGAATTTGTTGTCGGAGGTAAAGATGTCAAAGTCGGCACGGGCGAATTTATAATTCTTCCCGCCAATGTTCCTCACTCAGCAAGTGCAGTGCAGCGTTTCAAAATGCTGTTAGTGATGATCAAAGAATGA
- a CDS encoding lysophospholipid acyltransferase family protein: MLTKYFTSDAYLTSENTRRAFLDRIALNTRLFFVGKYSSIVLKTRKQAIQGRYDAEAWALSSFEIFKLIESCGGRFHISGMDNIRRCSDPVVFVGNHMSTLETMVLPCIIAPEKKVTFVVKESLVKHPFFGPIMRSRAPIVLGRENSREDLGIVLSKGQELLSKGISVVIFPQSTRMVEFVPAKFNSLGVKLAANAKVRVIPIALKTDFWEIGKVVKDLGRISRHKPIYITFGEPLTISGNGKKENTQIIDFVVSHLQEWGAKVA, translated from the coding sequence TTGTTAACAAAATATTTTACGTCGGATGCGTACCTGACGAGCGAGAATACCCGCCGCGCCTTCCTGGATAGGATTGCTCTGAACACCCGACTTTTCTTTGTCGGCAAATACAGCTCCATCGTATTGAAGACTCGCAAGCAGGCAATACAGGGAAGATACGATGCGGAAGCATGGGCGTTGTCCTCTTTTGAAATCTTCAAGCTGATCGAAAGCTGCGGCGGCAGGTTTCACATATCGGGAATGGACAACATCCGCAGATGCAGCGACCCCGTCGTATTTGTAGGAAACCATATGAGCACCTTGGAAACGATGGTCTTGCCCTGTATCATCGCTCCCGAGAAAAAAGTAACCTTTGTGGTGAAAGAAAGCCTGGTGAAGCATCCTTTCTTCGGACCCATCATGCGGTCGAGGGCCCCGATAGTGCTCGGCAGGGAAAATTCGAGAGAAGACTTAGGGATTGTCTTGAGCAAAGGACAGGAATTATTATCGAAAGGAATATCCGTCGTGATATTTCCACAGAGTACGAGGATGGTTGAGTTTGTGCCGGCGAAATTCAATTCACTCGGAGTAAAGTTAGCCGCAAATGCAAAAGTCCGGGTAATCCCGATCGCACTGAAGACCGATTTTTGGGAAATCGGGAAAGTTGTAAAAGACTTAGGGCGCATCAGCAGACATAAACCGATCTATATAACGTTCGGCGAGCCGCTGACAATTTCAGGTAACGGGAAAAAAGAAAATACTCAAATAATCGATTTTGTCGTTTCTCACTTACAAGAGTGGGGCGCAAAGGTGGCATAA
- a CDS encoding cupin domain-containing protein, which yields MRNEQAAPETKGVTVKLLAALDLGLEIEGMAGRQLRMRVVTIKPGGVFGPIHDHKDRPGMVYILQGTITDHRNGVAKEYGPGLGWPEDRNTTHWLENRGTTPAVEISVDIVRQQ from the coding sequence ATGAGAAATGAACAGGCAGCACCTGAGACGAAAGGTGTCACGGTGAAGCTGCTAGCAGCGCTTGACCTTGGCCTTGAAATCGAGGGCATGGCAGGGCGCCAACTTCGAATGCGTGTGGTGACCATCAAACCTGGAGGCGTCTTCGGCCCGATTCACGACCATAAAGACAGGCCGGGCATGGTCTATATACTGCAAGGAACGATCACTGACCATCGAAATGGAGTGGCGAAGGAGTATGGGCCGGGACTGGGCTGGCCCGAGGATAGGAACACCACGCACTGGCTTGAGAATAGAGGAACGACGCCGGCGGTGGAGATCTCAGTCGATATAGTCAGGCAACAGTGA
- a CDS encoding GIY-YIG nuclease family protein — protein sequence MRRLGKDGYVYIMSNFNRTTFYIGVTSNLVHRVMEHREGKVRGFTQRYRLKYLVYFEVAGSMIDAISREKQLKNWHREWKINLIKSMNPEMKDLSDDILGGDS from the coding sequence ATGAGGAGGCTTGGCAAAGACGGTTATGTTTACATCATGAGCAATTTCAATCGCACGACTTTCTATATCGGTGTGACTAGTAATCTTGTCCACAGAGTGATGGAACACCGTGAGGGAAAGGTCCGGGGCTTCACGCAAAGATATAGGCTCAAGTACTTAGTTTACTTCGAAGTCGCCGGCTCGATGATCGATGCAATCTCCCGCGAGAAGCAATTGAAGAACTGGCACAGGGAATGGAAGATCAATCTTATTAAGTCGATGAACCCTGAGATGAAAGACCTTTCCGATGACATTCTTGGAGGAGACAGTTAA